A genomic stretch from Candidatus Nanoarchaeia archaeon includes:
- a CDS encoding ribosome biogenesis/translation initiation ATPase RLI — translation MPRIAVVDPEKLRDKHQNLYIQSICPVNREGKECIRVDAKGRLSIDEKLCIGCGICVLKSPKDSIHIINLPEELDSPPIHRYGENGFHLYSLPQPSFGKVVGVLGVNGIGKSTAIKILAGILKPNLGKDTEAGFSDLVQFFKGTEAQAFFEGLQKGKIKVSYKPQQVEIIPKKAKGTVRHLLQKVDERGKFDDIVEKLQLGQVLDHDITSISGGELQRVAVAATALKKANLYIFDELTSYLDIKQRLRTASFIRELATPETAVLVIEHDLIALDYMADVIHIMYGKPAVYGIVSLPKTTKAGINVYLEGYIKEHNMRFRDHPLLFDVRPASKSQQHDTLTSWSGIRKTLGSFTLTAEAGSISQKEIVGVLGENGIGKTTLARILSHVLKPDSGRTDEKIRISYKPQYLEPSEYTVREALAKVLEKHQNDIIGPLNLDPLLDMSLEQLSGGELQRVAIAAALAKDCDMFLLDEPSAYLDVEQRITTAKVIENVVFTTGKSCLVIDHDLLFLDVLSDRLLVFEGSPAVEGRAKGPYAMEQGMNSLLSGLKITLRRDELSHRPRINKPESQKDQAQKAAGKYYYS, via the coding sequence ATGCCAAGAATAGCAGTAGTGGACCCCGAAAAGCTGAGGGACAAGCATCAGAACCTCTATATCCAGAGCATATGCCCTGTCAATCGGGAAGGAAAAGAATGCATCAGGGTAGATGCCAAAGGCAGATTAAGCATTGATGAAAAGCTCTGCATTGGCTGCGGCATCTGCGTTTTGAAATCACCGAAAGACTCGATCCACATCATCAACCTTCCTGAAGAGCTTGACTCCCCTCCGATACACCGCTATGGAGAAAACGGATTCCATCTCTACAGCCTTCCGCAGCCCTCCTTTGGCAAGGTTGTTGGAGTCCTTGGAGTCAATGGGATAGGAAAATCAACGGCAATCAAGATCCTGGCAGGCATCCTCAAGCCAAATCTTGGAAAGGATACTGAAGCAGGTTTTTCAGATCTGGTCCAATTCTTTAAGGGAACCGAAGCCCAGGCATTCTTCGAAGGCCTCCAGAAAGGAAAAATCAAGGTCTCTTATAAGCCGCAGCAGGTGGAAATAATCCCAAAAAAAGCAAAAGGCACAGTAAGGCATTTGCTTCAAAAGGTGGATGAGAGAGGCAAATTCGATGACATTGTGGAGAAACTCCAGCTCGGCCAGGTTCTGGACCATGACATCACAAGCATCTCAGGCGGCGAGCTTCAAAGGGTTGCAGTAGCAGCAACAGCGCTCAAGAAGGCGAACCTGTACATCTTTGATGAGCTTACCTCCTACCTTGACATCAAGCAGCGGTTGCGAACAGCCTCCTTTATCCGGGAGCTTGCGACCCCTGAAACAGCAGTCCTGGTCATCGAGCACGACCTCATCGCTCTGGATTATATGGCAGACGTGATCCATATCATGTATGGGAAGCCTGCAGTGTACGGAATCGTCTCCCTTCCAAAAACCACCAAAGCAGGAATCAATGTTTATCTTGAGGGCTATATCAAGGAGCATAATATGCGCTTCCGCGATCACCCCTTACTCTTTGACGTGCGGCCAGCCTCGAAATCCCAGCAGCATGATACTCTTACCTCTTGGTCAGGCATTCGGAAAACACTGGGCTCCTTTACTCTCACAGCAGAAGCAGGCAGCATCTCACAAAAGGAGATTGTTGGTGTCCTTGGAGAAAATGGGATAGGCAAAACAACCCTTGCAAGAATCCTGAGCCACGTCCTAAAGCCAGACTCAGGCCGCACTGATGAGAAAATCAGAATCTCCTATAAGCCTCAGTATCTGGAGCCTTCGGAATATACAGTAAGGGAAGCTCTTGCAAAAGTCCTGGAAAAGCATCAGAATGATATCATCGGCCCCCTAAACCTGGATCCGCTCCTTGATATGAGCTTAGAGCAGCTCTCAGGCGGAGAGCTGCAGCGGGTTGCAATAGCAGCGGCCTTAGCCAAGGACTGTGATATGTTCCTTCTTGACGAGCCCTCAGCATACCTGGATGTTGAGCAGAGGATCACAACAGCCAAGGTCATAGAGAATGTTGTCTTCACAACCGGAAAGAGCTGCCTTGTCATCGACCATGATCTCCTCTTCCTTGATGTCCTCTCTGACAGGCTCCTTGTCTTTGAAGGATCTCCTGCAGTTGAGGGCAGGGCAAAAGGCCCGTATGCAATGGAACAGGGCATGAACTCGTTGCTTTCAGGCCTGAAGATAACCCTGCGCAGGGATGAGCTTTCCCACAGGCCGAGAATTAACAAGCCCGAGTCGCAGAAGGATCAGGCGCAGAAGGCTGCAGGGAAGTATTATTATAGCTGA
- a CDS encoding PEP-utilizing enzyme: MTQIPDLKNCSFIPQGGRASYFLSEYLINLCYTKKYAHGADERIGRLPFGLVGTFRDHLCKWHMLTNDLEFKEEYPACLNSYQNIEEFSTAVREETVKKISKEWSKATNEKIAASVSYYFDQYTRLIQAAGVLRVFDLCLLRRLKEALQDEEIAILSSGRPSIGMEEEEKLLRLAAGVSKGRMPKAGAEKALQKIYEKYCYWTMGYYDEKPKNFDDYKGALEGFIARNPTALLEQRKKLMQEQAQRRKAIRASLDADMKRIADAAAEAAYLKDYNKYSVNKIIYYAEPLLREAAKRSNYSPEFVKDLVPEEVLALLKGKKPDSKKVKERIKHSVLISYPNQMIILTGKDAARFEKEYIEESRDETTITGRSACRGMAKGIVRVVHSQADFGKLRKGDILVVINTGPDFVPVLHKVSAIIAEEGGITAHVSVISRELGIPCIVGAINATSIFKDGELVEVDAEKGVARKIS, encoded by the coding sequence ATGACACAAATTCCAGATCTGAAGAACTGCTCTTTTATCCCCCAAGGAGGAAGAGCTTCCTATTTCCTGTCTGAATACCTGATTAATCTCTGCTACACCAAGAAATACGCCCATGGGGCGGATGAGAGGATAGGCAGGCTTCCCTTTGGGCTTGTGGGAACCTTCAGGGATCATCTGTGTAAATGGCATATGCTGACAAATGATTTGGAGTTTAAGGAAGAGTATCCTGCATGCCTCAATTCCTACCAGAATATTGAAGAGTTTAGCACTGCAGTGAGGGAAGAGACTGTAAAAAAGATTTCTAAGGAGTGGAGCAAGGCAACGAATGAGAAGATTGCAGCATCGGTATCTTATTATTTTGACCAGTATACCCGGCTCATCCAAGCTGCAGGGGTTTTGAGGGTGTTTGATCTTTGCCTGCTTCGACGCTTAAAAGAAGCGCTTCAGGATGAGGAAATAGCAATCTTATCCAGCGGCAGGCCGAGCATTGGAATGGAGGAAGAAGAGAAGCTGCTTCGCCTGGCAGCAGGGGTTTCAAAGGGCAGAATGCCAAAAGCTGGTGCGGAAAAGGCTCTCCAGAAGATTTATGAGAAGTATTGCTATTGGACCATGGGATATTATGATGAGAAACCAAAGAATTTTGATGACTATAAGGGTGCTTTGGAGGGGTTTATTGCCAGGAATCCAACAGCGCTCTTGGAGCAGCGCAAGAAGCTGATGCAGGAACAGGCACAAAGGAGAAAGGCCATTAGGGCAAGTCTTGACGCAGACATGAAGAGGATTGCCGATGCTGCAGCTGAGGCAGCGTATCTCAAGGATTATAATAAGTACTCGGTCAATAAGATAATTTATTATGCCGAGCCGCTCTTGAGGGAGGCTGCTAAGAGAAGCAACTACAGCCCCGAGTTCGTTAAGGATCTCGTGCCTGAAGAAGTGCTTGCTTTGCTGAAGGGGAAAAAGCCAGACAGCAAAAAAGTGAAGGAGCGGATCAAGCACTCTGTTCTTATCTCTTACCCGAACCAGATGATCATATTAACCGGAAAGGACGCTGCCAGGTTTGAGAAAGAGTATATTGAGGAGTCTCGTGATGAAACGACGATTACTGGCAGGAGCGCCTGCAGGGGGATGGCAAAGGGCATTGTGAGAGTGGTGCATTCTCAGGCGGATTTTGGCAAGCTGAGGAAGGGCGATATCCTGGTGGTTATCAACACGGGTCCTGATTTTGTTCCGGTCCTTCATAAGGTGTCTGCGATTATCGCAGAAGAGGGAGGCATTACCGCGCATGTGTCGGTGATCAGCAGGGAGCTGGGGATTCCCTGCATCGTTGGGGCCATCAATGCAACCAGCATCTTTAAGGATGGAGAGCTTGTAGAGGTTGATGCTGAGAAAGGGGTTGCGAGGAAGATTAGTTGA
- a CDS encoding CopG family transcriptional regulator, with amino-acid sequence MGTKEIGSAKIHVKFTREQLGIISNLKGILGGTNAEVVRTICMAYLSEKNFLSKKRGAP; translated from the coding sequence ATGGGTACTAAAGAGATAGGATCCGCAAAGATACATGTAAAGTTCACAAGAGAGCAGCTTGGGATAATCAGCAATCTCAAAGGAATTCTTGGCGGCACGAATGCTGAAGTTGTAAGGACAATCTGCATGGCGTATCTGTCTGAGAAGAACTTTCTTTCAAAGAAGAGGGGCGCTCCATGA
- a CDS encoding methyltransferase domain-containing protein: protein MQPVKKVLMTREGRQYFVRDTSQDFHTQFGFVAKMDLKKRSGSVKSQTGKEFFIFDPSFIDSYRKIKRGPQIITLKDLGFIIAETGIGKESKIVDAGAGSGASCCFLANIAKEVVSYENRKEFYEIATLNGESLGLKNLRVKYKDVYAGISEKNVDLVLFDLPDPWKGVDVAAKALKPGGFLVSYSPTLAQVQDFVKAVQDSGRFMYIKTAEINERTWEVEERKLRPKTAFLNHTGFMSVCRKA, encoded by the coding sequence ATGCAGCCTGTTAAGAAGGTACTCATGACAAGAGAAGGCAGACAGTATTTTGTCAGGGATACCAGCCAGGACTTCCACACACAGTTCGGGTTTGTCGCTAAAATGGATTTAAAGAAGAGATCAGGGAGTGTTAAGAGCCAGACAGGAAAGGAGTTTTTTATTTTTGACCCGTCTTTTATTGATTCTTATAGAAAGATAAAACGCGGGCCTCAGATCATTACATTGAAGGACTTGGGTTTTATCATTGCAGAGACTGGGATAGGAAAAGAGTCTAAGATAGTAGATGCAGGAGCCGGAAGCGGAGCTAGCTGCTGCTTTCTGGCGAATATTGCAAAAGAGGTTGTTTCATATGAGAACCGGAAGGAGTTTTATGAGATTGCAACGCTTAATGGGGAATCCCTGGGTTTGAAGAATTTGAGAGTGAAGTACAAGGATGTGTATGCAGGCATTTCAGAGAAGAATGTTGATTTGGTTTTGTTTGATTTGCCTGATCCCTGGAAAGGCGTTGATGTTGCTGCGAAGGCTTTGAAGCCTGGAGGGTTTTTGGTTTCCTATTCCCCTACATTGGCGCAGGTTCAGGACTTTGTGAAAGCGGTTCAGGATTCGGGGAGGTTCATGTATATAAAGACAGCTGAGATAAATGAAAGGACGTGGGAGGTTGAGGAGAGAAAATTGAGGCCGAAGACTGCGTTTTTGAACCATACCGGGTTTATGAGTGTGTGCAGGAAGGCTTAG
- a CDS encoding nucleotidyltransferase domain-containing protein yields MGKKTKKEAGADSKKEEKKEQDPFLAGISQLPKEAQEKLKAIKAKLDTFKEKVLSKFDKYVAGIALLPPKRKLQDRPAQQAHEAIQENQKATLVPEKVEVQGEKKEEPEISVLVLVDDSDSSKMPKYELKDKLSKIIQTMATEVDKEIKVEVIILSELWQSCFDGKYDLLQLIAVSAAVYDKGMLSAIKIAEVHKNMVLRKFEKYIVSYVLAGSLVQGRATKESDIDVWIVIDDTDVKKMTRIELKDKLRAIIIGMGIEAGELTGIKNKINIQVYILTEFWDSLKEANPIIFTLLRDGVPFYDRGIFMPWKQLLRMGRIKPSWEAIDMFMKSGDQMVSRVKYKLKEIGMEDVFYALLTPSQAAIMMMGIAPPAPKETPDLMRELFVKKKAMIEEKYIKILEDVIKLRKDLEHGTKKEVEGKEIDGLIRDADSFLKRIKKLFGQIDEMREAESMVHLSDSILGTTRDALRLEGVEGVADKDLVAAFEDKFVIQGRIPARHLRMLKDLLKAKKDYDAKKLTKQEVEKLKKDSGGFIRYMVEHMQRRRGREIERAKVRVKYGEKFADVILLGEQAFIIHDIDAEQKQISKAKIKEDGSLGALATSNLEEFEKDLAKVTIPPKVFIKEPIFENLKNIFGHDIEILVNY; encoded by the coding sequence ATGGGTAAAAAAACAAAGAAGGAAGCGGGGGCTGATTCTAAAAAAGAAGAGAAGAAAGAGCAGGATCCGTTTCTCGCAGGGATCAGCCAGCTGCCGAAAGAGGCCCAGGAGAAGCTTAAGGCGATAAAGGCGAAACTCGACACATTCAAGGAAAAGGTTCTCAGCAAGTTTGACAAGTATGTCGCAGGGATTGCATTATTGCCGCCAAAGAGGAAATTGCAGGACCGGCCGGCACAGCAGGCTCATGAAGCGATTCAGGAAAACCAGAAAGCGACCCTTGTTCCGGAAAAAGTAGAAGTACAGGGAGAGAAAAAAGAGGAGCCTGAGATTTCTGTCTTAGTCCTGGTTGATGATTCTGACTCCAGCAAGATGCCAAAGTATGAGCTCAAAGACAAGCTTTCCAAGATCATCCAAACTATGGCGACAGAGGTGGACAAGGAGATTAAGGTAGAGGTCATCATCCTGTCAGAGCTTTGGCAGAGCTGCTTTGACGGAAAATATGACCTTCTGCAGCTCATTGCGGTTTCTGCCGCTGTGTACGATAAGGGCATGCTGAGCGCAATCAAGATAGCTGAAGTCCACAAGAATATGGTGTTGAGGAAGTTTGAGAAGTACATTGTGAGCTATGTCTTAGCCGGAAGCCTTGTGCAGGGAAGGGCCACTAAGGAATCTGATATCGATGTCTGGATTGTGATTGATGATACTGATGTCAAGAAGATGACCCGGATTGAGCTCAAGGATAAGCTCAGGGCGATCATCATTGGGATGGGGATAGAGGCGGGCGAGCTCACAGGGATCAAGAACAAGATCAACATCCAGGTGTATATCCTCACTGAGTTCTGGGACAGCCTCAAGGAGGCAAATCCTATCATCTTTACTCTGCTCAGGGATGGTGTGCCCTTTTATGATCGTGGAATCTTCATGCCATGGAAGCAGCTTCTGAGGATGGGGAGGATCAAGCCGAGCTGGGAAGCCATTGACATGTTCATGAAATCAGGGGATCAGATGGTGTCCAGGGTCAAATACAAGCTGAAGGAGATTGGTATGGAGGATGTGTTTTACGCCTTATTGACTCCTTCACAGGCTGCAATCATGATGATGGGGATAGCACCGCCTGCTCCGAAAGAGACTCCTGACCTGATGCGGGAGCTGTTTGTGAAAAAGAAGGCAATGATTGAAGAGAAGTACATCAAGATACTGGAAGATGTCATCAAGCTCAGGAAGGACCTGGAGCATGGAACAAAGAAAGAGGTTGAAGGGAAGGAGATTGATGGCCTTATCCGGGATGCTGACAGCTTCCTGAAACGGATCAAGAAGCTCTTTGGCCAGATTGATGAGATGCGCGAGGCTGAGAGCATGGTCCATCTCTCTGACAGCATTCTTGGCACAACACGGGATGCGTTGCGGCTTGAAGGAGTAGAAGGGGTTGCCGACAAGGATCTTGTTGCTGCATTTGAGGACAAGTTTGTGATCCAGGGAAGGATTCCTGCAAGGCATCTGAGGATGCTGAAGGATCTGCTGAAGGCAAAGAAGGATTATGACGCCAAGAAGCTTACGAAGCAGGAGGTTGAGAAGCTGAAGAAGGACTCAGGAGGCTTCATCAGGTATATGGTAGAGCATATGCAGCGAAGGCGCGGGAGAGAGATTGAGCGGGCCAAAGTCAGGGTGAAGTACGGGGAGAAGTTTGCAGATGTCATCCTGCTTGGAGAGCAGGCATTCATCATCCATGATATCGATGCTGAGCAGAAGCAGATTTCCAAGGCGAAGATCAAAGAAGATGGAAGCCTGGGAGCGCTGGCAACGTCAAATCTTGAAGAATTTGAGAAGGATCTTGCCAAGGTGACTATTCCACCCAAGGTCTTTATCAAGGAGCCGATCTTTGAAAACCTTAAGAATATCTTTGGGCATGATATTGAGATTCTGGTGAATTACTAA